Proteins from a single region of Streptomyces spectabilis:
- a CDS encoding winged helix-turn-helix transcriptional regulator, protein MPPRPRRSYDQFCAAARALDAVGDRWTLLIVRELLLGPRRYTDLHADLPGVSTDVLASRLKDLEQSGLATRRRLPPPASAYVYELTGRGRELTPVLRALAAWGAPELAERRPTDAVRAHWFALPLLDAVALEEGLVELSLEEGDFHVRMGGDGAVVSYGDGPAPDEPDARVTLDAVTAVELGRGTLSVADGVRDGRIAVTGDGPLAKALRNG, encoded by the coding sequence ATGCCACCTCGACCGCGCCGTAGCTACGACCAGTTCTGTGCCGCCGCCCGCGCCCTCGACGCCGTCGGCGACCGCTGGACCCTGCTGATCGTCCGCGAACTGCTCCTCGGTCCGCGCCGCTACACCGATCTGCACGCCGATCTGCCGGGCGTCAGCACCGACGTGCTCGCCTCGCGCCTGAAGGACCTGGAGCAGTCGGGCCTCGCCACCCGCCGCCGGCTGCCGCCGCCCGCCTCCGCGTACGTCTACGAACTCACCGGGCGCGGCCGGGAGCTGACCCCCGTCCTGCGCGCCCTCGCGGCCTGGGGCGCCCCCGAACTCGCCGAGCGCCGGCCCACCGACGCCGTGCGCGCCCACTGGTTCGCGCTGCCGCTCCTCGACGCCGTCGCCCTGGAGGAGGGCCTGGTGGAGCTGAGCCTGGAGGAGGGCGACTTCCACGTACGGATGGGCGGCGACGGGGCCGTCGTCTCGTACGGGGACGGGCCCGCGCCCGACGAGCCCGACGCGCGCGTGACCCTGGACGCGGTGACGGCCGTCGAGCTGGGGCGGGGGACACTCAGTGTGGCCGACGGCGTGCGGGACGGGCGGATCGCCGTGACCGGGGACGGGCCGCTGGCCAAGGCGCTGCGGAACGGGTGA
- a CDS encoding VWA domain-containing protein has translation MITRKRFAAGLCALFAALSMGLAPSAAYAADEPDDTDDGAKPKVELVLDVSGSMRARDIDGKSRMAAAKQAFNEVLDATPEDVDLGIRTLGANYHGNDRKTGCKDTEQLYPVGPLDRRDAKTAVATLSPTGWTPIGPALLKAADDLKGGEGSRRIVLISDGEDTCQPLDPCEVAREIAAKGVNLTVDTLGLVPNTKMRAQLSCIAEATGGTYTSIRHTDELSDRVGQLVDRAADPVVNPVAVDGADSCSAAPELKPGLYTDRAGFGEHRWYRVDVAPGKELRASVSVGADRAVNNDYGVLLRAVTKHDREIVRGSEAGDGRTDVISTGLRYPKPERDDDEDDEKETVCLQVSHSYSPAAGAAAKGKPGLPLELAVDVVDAPDGSSDVAAFGLGRGWWLLGALVLTGFVGGVLWGWLSRWRVAVWRTN, from the coding sequence ATGATCACCAGAAAACGGTTCGCGGCGGGGCTCTGCGCCCTGTTTGCGGCCCTGAGCATGGGGCTCGCGCCCTCCGCCGCGTACGCGGCCGACGAGCCGGACGACACGGACGACGGGGCGAAGCCCAAGGTCGAGCTGGTCCTCGACGTGAGCGGTTCGATGCGGGCCCGCGACATCGACGGCAAGAGCCGGATGGCCGCGGCGAAGCAGGCCTTCAACGAGGTGCTCGACGCCACCCCCGAGGACGTCGACCTCGGCATCCGCACCCTCGGCGCCAACTACCACGGGAACGACCGCAAGACCGGCTGCAAGGACACCGAGCAGCTCTACCCGGTGGGCCCCCTCGACCGCAGGGACGCCAAGACCGCGGTGGCCACGCTTTCGCCCACCGGCTGGACCCCGATCGGCCCGGCCCTGCTGAAGGCCGCCGACGATCTGAAGGGCGGCGAGGGCTCGCGCCGCATCGTCCTCATCAGCGACGGCGAGGACACCTGCCAGCCGCTCGACCCGTGCGAGGTGGCACGGGAGATCGCGGCCAAGGGCGTCAACCTCACCGTCGACACCCTGGGCCTGGTACCGAACACCAAGATGCGCGCGCAGCTGAGCTGCATCGCCGAGGCCACCGGCGGCACGTACACCTCCATCCGGCACACCGACGAACTCAGCGACCGGGTGGGCCAGCTGGTGGACCGCGCGGCCGATCCGGTCGTCAACCCCGTGGCCGTGGACGGCGCCGACAGCTGCTCGGCCGCGCCGGAGCTGAAGCCCGGCCTGTACACGGACCGCGCCGGGTTCGGCGAGCACCGCTGGTACCGCGTGGACGTGGCGCCGGGCAAGGAGCTGCGCGCCTCGGTGAGCGTGGGCGCCGACCGGGCCGTGAACAACGACTACGGCGTGCTCCTGCGGGCCGTCACGAAGCACGACCGCGAGATCGTGCGCGGCTCCGAGGCGGGCGACGGCCGTACCGACGTGATCTCGACCGGCCTTCGGTATCCGAAGCCGGAGCGGGATGACGACGAGGACGACGAGAAGGAGACCGTCTGCCTCCAGGTGTCCCACTCCTACTCGCCCGCCGCCGGTGCCGCCGCCAAGGGCAAGCCCGGTCTGCCCCTCGAACTGGCCGTCGACGTCGTGGACGCGCCCGACGGCTCGTCCGACGTGGCGGCCTTCGGCCTCGGCCGCGGCTGGTGGCTGCTCGGCGCCCTGGTCCTCACCGGCTTCGTGGGCGGTGTCCTGTGGGGCTGGCTCTCGCGCTGGCGCGTCGCTGTCTGGAGGACGAACTGA
- a CDS encoding HipA family kinase, protein MLREVTAVRYLEPLRAGGSVPGVVEADDLGTYVLKFTGSAQGRKALVAEIVVGELARRLGLRVPELVLARFDPAVAAHEPHQEVQDLLHRSAGLNLGMDYLPGAHDFTPDIDLDVDPVEAGEVVWLDALTANVDRTVHSSNLMVWPTFGVRPPRLWLIDHGAALVFHHRWDAASVLATAEKAYDFRQHALGRYGPDTKAADDRLAPLVTEDLLREITAEVPDAWLADEPGFADAEALREAYVTLLTARARASEAWLPTDFPPRDQLAAEDAARARATEAGRPAWLKRVPDLHGKPDPRPAKRYP, encoded by the coding sequence GTGCTGCGAGAAGTGACGGCTGTCCGATACCTGGAACCCCTGCGGGCGGGCGGCTCCGTGCCCGGCGTCGTCGAGGCCGACGACCTGGGGACCTATGTCCTGAAGTTCACCGGCTCCGCGCAGGGCCGCAAGGCGCTCGTCGCCGAGATCGTCGTCGGGGAGCTGGCCCGCCGCCTCGGCCTGCGCGTGCCCGAGCTCGTCCTCGCCCGCTTCGACCCGGCCGTCGCCGCGCACGAGCCGCACCAGGAGGTCCAGGACCTGCTGCACCGCAGCGCGGGCCTCAACCTGGGCATGGACTATCTGCCCGGGGCCCACGACTTCACCCCGGACATCGACCTCGACGTGGACCCGGTCGAAGCGGGCGAGGTGGTCTGGCTCGACGCCCTCACCGCGAACGTCGACCGCACCGTGCACAGCTCGAACCTCATGGTCTGGCCCACGTTCGGGGTCCGCCCGCCGCGCCTGTGGCTGATCGACCACGGCGCCGCGCTCGTCTTCCACCACCGCTGGGACGCCGCGTCGGTCCTCGCCACCGCCGAGAAGGCGTATGACTTCCGCCAGCACGCGCTCGGCCGCTACGGCCCCGACACCAAGGCGGCCGACGACCGGCTCGCCCCCCTGGTGACCGAGGACCTCCTGCGGGAGATCACGGCCGAGGTCCCCGACGCCTGGCTGGCCGACGAGCCCGGCTTCGCCGACGCGGAGGCGCTGCGCGAGGCCTACGTCACCCTCCTGACGGCCCGGGCCCGCGCCTCGGAGGCCTGGCTCCCCACCGACTTCCCGCCCCGGGACCAGCTCGCCGCCGAGGACGCGGCCCGCGCCCGGGCCACGGAGGCGGGCCGCCCGGCCTGGCTGAAGAGAGTCCCCGACCTGCACGGCAAGCCCGACCCGCGCCCCGCGAAGAGGTACCCATGA
- a CDS encoding SelT/SelW/SelH family protein, producing MSHRVEIEYCTQCRWLPRAAWLAQELLTTFETELDALALKPGTGGVFVVRVDGEPVWDRREQGFPEPTAVKRLVRDRVAPGRSLGHSERKD from the coding sequence ATGAGCCACCGCGTAGAGATCGAGTACTGCACCCAGTGCCGCTGGCTGCCCCGCGCGGCCTGGCTCGCCCAGGAGCTCCTGACCACCTTCGAGACGGAACTCGACGCGCTCGCCCTCAAGCCGGGCACGGGCGGCGTGTTCGTCGTTCGCGTCGACGGCGAGCCGGTCTGGGACCGCCGCGAACAGGGCTTCCCCGAGCCCACGGCCGTCAAGCGCCTGGTACGCGACCGAGTGGCCCCGGGCCGGAGCCTGGGCCACTCGGAGCGCAAGGACTAG
- a CDS encoding SAM-dependent methyltransferase has protein sequence MDLPRIFTLRESSHRIHNPFTADKLAALGRALRLAPGTRALDLASGSGEMLCTWARDHGVTGTGVDISTVFTEKARARAAELGVADQVDFVRGDASGHVADEPVDLAACVGATWIGGGVAGTVELLGRSLRPGGLTLIGEPYWRQAPPTQDVVEGCGATGRADFRMLPELIGHFGDLGYDVVEMVLADQDSWDRYQAAQWLNLRRWLDRNPDDELTATVRAELATGPARYAQYTREYVGWGVFALMSR, from the coding sequence GTGGATCTTCCACGCATCTTCACCCTGCGCGAAAGCAGCCACCGCATCCACAACCCGTTCACCGCTGACAAGCTCGCCGCGTTGGGCCGGGCGCTCCGCCTGGCACCCGGCACGCGGGCACTCGACCTCGCCAGCGGGTCGGGCGAAATGCTGTGCACCTGGGCACGTGACCACGGCGTCACGGGGACGGGGGTGGACATCAGCACGGTGTTCACCGAGAAGGCCCGTGCCCGTGCCGCCGAACTCGGAGTCGCCGACCAGGTCGACTTCGTCCGGGGCGACGCCTCCGGCCACGTCGCGGACGAGCCGGTCGATCTCGCCGCGTGCGTCGGCGCCACCTGGATCGGGGGCGGCGTGGCCGGCACCGTCGAGCTGCTCGGCCGCAGCCTCCGCCCGGGCGGCCTCACGCTGATCGGCGAGCCGTACTGGCGTCAGGCACCGCCGACCCAGGACGTCGTCGAAGGCTGCGGCGCCACCGGCAGAGCCGACTTCCGGATGCTGCCGGAGCTGATCGGGCACTTCGGCGACCTCGGGTACGACGTCGTGGAGATGGTCCTCGCCGATCAGGACAGCTGGGACCGGTACCAGGCGGCACAGTGGCTCAACCTCCGTCGCTGGCTCGACCGGAACCCCGATGACGAACTGACCGCCACGGTACGGGCCGAACTCGCCACCGGGCCCGCCCGCTACGCCCAGTACACCCGTGAGTACGTCGGCTGGGGCGTCTTCGCGCTGATGAGCCGCTGA
- the aceB gene encoding malate synthase A yields MSAPAPSPLAIVDAEPLPRQEEVLTDAALAFVAELHRRFTPRRDELLGRRAERRAEIARTSALDFLPETAAVRADDSWKVAPAPAALNDRRVEITGPTDRKMTINALNSGAKVWLADFEDASAPTWENVILGQLNLTDAYERRIDFTDERTGKSYALKDAAELATVVMRPRGWHLNERHLTDEHGTPVPGALVDFGLYFFHNARRLVDLGKGPYFYLPKTESHLEARLWNEIFVFAQDYVGLPQGTVRATVLIETITAAYEMEEILYELREHASGLNAGRWDYLFSIVKNFRDGGQKFVLPDRNAVTMTAPFMRAYTELLVRTCHKRGAHAIGGMAAFIPSRKDAEVNKVAFEKVRADKDREAGDGFDGSWVAHPDLVPIALESFDKVLGDKPNQKDRLREDVSVAAGDLIAIDSLDAKPTYDGLVNAVQVGIRYIEAWLRGLGAVAIFNLMEDAATAEISRSQIWQWINAGVVFDNGKPATAELTREVAAAELAAIRAEIGEDAFAAGTWQEAHDLLLQVSLDADYADFLTLPAYERLR; encoded by the coding sequence ATGTCCGCACCAGCGCCGTCCCCGCTGGCCATCGTCGACGCCGAGCCCCTGCCCCGGCAGGAAGAGGTCCTGACCGACGCGGCGCTCGCCTTCGTGGCCGAGCTGCACCGGCGGTTCACGCCGCGCCGCGACGAGCTGCTCGGCCGCCGCGCCGAGCGGCGCGCCGAGATCGCCCGCACGTCCGCCCTGGACTTCCTGCCGGAGACCGCCGCCGTCCGCGCGGACGACTCCTGGAAGGTGGCGCCCGCCCCGGCCGCCCTGAACGACCGCCGGGTGGAGATCACCGGCCCCACCGACCGCAAGATGACCATCAACGCGCTCAACTCGGGTGCGAAGGTCTGGCTCGCCGACTTCGAGGACGCCTCCGCCCCCACCTGGGAGAACGTGATCCTCGGCCAGCTCAACCTCACCGACGCCTATGAGCGCCGCATCGACTTCACCGACGAGCGCACCGGCAAGTCGTACGCCCTCAAGGACGCCGCGGAGCTCGCCACGGTCGTGATGCGGCCGCGCGGCTGGCATCTGAATGAGCGTCATCTGACGGACGAGCACGGCACGCCCGTCCCCGGCGCCCTCGTCGACTTCGGCCTGTACTTCTTCCACAACGCCCGGCGCCTGGTGGACCTCGGCAAGGGCCCGTACTTCTATCTGCCGAAGACGGAGTCGCACCTGGAGGCCCGCCTCTGGAACGAGATCTTCGTCTTCGCCCAGGACTACGTCGGCCTCCCCCAGGGCACCGTCCGCGCCACCGTCCTCATCGAGACGATCACGGCGGCGTACGAGATGGAGGAGATCCTCTACGAGCTGCGCGAGCACGCCTCGGGCCTGAACGCGGGCCGCTGGGACTACCTCTTCTCCATCGTCAAGAACTTCCGTGACGGCGGCCAGAAGTTCGTCCTGCCGGACCGCAACGCGGTCACGATGACGGCCCCGTTCATGCGCGCCTACACCGAACTGCTCGTCCGCACCTGCCACAAGCGCGGCGCGCACGCCATCGGCGGCATGGCGGCCTTCATCCCGTCCCGCAAGGACGCCGAGGTCAACAAGGTCGCCTTCGAGAAGGTCCGCGCCGACAAGGACCGCGAGGCGGGCGACGGCTTCGACGGCTCCTGGGTCGCCCACCCCGACCTGGTACCGATCGCCCTGGAGTCCTTCGACAAGGTCCTCGGCGACAAGCCGAACCAGAAGGACCGTCTGCGCGAGGACGTCTCCGTCGCCGCGGGTGACCTCATCGCCATCGACTCCCTGGACGCCAAGCCCACGTACGACGGCCTGGTCAACGCCGTGCAGGTCGGCATCCGCTACATCGAGGCCTGGCTGCGCGGCCTCGGCGCGGTCGCCATCTTCAACCTCATGGAGGACGCGGCCACCGCCGAGATCTCCCGCTCCCAGATCTGGCAGTGGATCAACGCGGGCGTCGTCTTCGACAACGGCAAGCCCGCCACGGCCGAGCTTACCCGCGAGGTCGCCGCCGCCGAACTGGCCGCGATCCGCGCCGAGATCGGCGAGGACGCCTTCGCGGCGGGCACGTGGCAGGAGGCCCACGACCTCCTCCTCCAGGTCTCCCTGGACGCGGACTACGCGGACTTCCTGACCCTGCCCGCGTACGAGCGGCTGCGCTGA
- a CDS encoding nucleotidyltransferase family protein gives MTESLPPAPSSPAVEVTGLLLAAGGGRRLGGCPKALLEHRGELFVERAARALREGGCTRVHIVLGATADVVREQATLPGCVLVDNPDWREGMGSSLRAGLASLRDTGARAALVTLVDQPGVGAAAVARLLAAHRSPADLAAAAYDGERGHPVLFGADHWDGIAAAATGDQGARAYLKAHAAALTLVECGDVAEPYDIDTFSDLERLE, from the coding sequence ATGACCGAATCACTGCCACCCGCCCCGTCCTCCCCCGCCGTCGAGGTCACCGGCCTGTTGCTCGCCGCGGGCGGCGGGCGGCGCCTGGGCGGCTGCCCGAAGGCCCTGCTCGAACACCGTGGGGAGCTGTTCGTGGAGCGTGCCGCGCGGGCCCTGCGCGAGGGCGGCTGCACCCGCGTGCACATCGTGCTCGGGGCCACCGCCGACGTCGTACGGGAGCAGGCGACGCTCCCGGGGTGCGTACTCGTGGACAACCCGGACTGGCGGGAAGGGATGGGGAGTTCGCTGCGCGCGGGCCTGGCGTCGCTGCGGGACACCGGGGCGCGGGCCGCGCTCGTCACGCTCGTGGACCAGCCCGGCGTCGGCGCGGCCGCCGTGGCCCGCCTGCTTGCCGCGCACCGCTCCCCCGCCGACCTCGCGGCCGCCGCGTACGACGGCGAGCGCGGCCATCCGGTGCTGTTCGGCGCGGACCACTGGGACGGCATCGCGGCGGCCGCGACGGGCGACCAGGGGGCGCGCGCCTATCTCAAGGCCCATGCGGCCGCGCTCACGCTCGTGGAGTGCGGGGACGTCGCGGAGCCGTACGACATCGACACGTTCTCGGACCTGGAGCGGCTGGAGTGA
- a CDS encoding DUF5955 family protein has product MLRSMGQRVATGGHEDPRVTELRAAVSRLRRELASYPGEFPDRGIAEDELAALAAMAAAGAPDLRRLRRSLLLVAGSIGSVSALTGALGGVRGAVDLFSEPHG; this is encoded by the coding sequence GTGTTGCGGAGCATGGGGCAGAGAGTGGCGACGGGCGGCCACGAGGATCCGCGGGTGACGGAGCTGCGGGCCGCGGTGTCCCGACTGCGCCGTGAACTGGCCTCCTATCCGGGCGAGTTCCCCGACCGGGGGATCGCCGAGGACGAGCTGGCGGCGCTTGCCGCGATGGCGGCGGCGGGCGCGCCCGATCTCCGCCGGCTGCGGCGCTCCCTCTTATTGGTCGCGGGGTCGATCGGCTCGGTCAGTGCCTTGACGGGGGCGCTGGGTGGAGTGCGGGGCGCGGTGGACCTCTTCAGCGAGCCCCACGGCTGA
- a CDS encoding PLP-dependent aminotransferase family protein, translating to MAEAHTVHSVDRRLGGTRLAGLVTDLAGARPGYRALAQAVRTLLLDGRVPLHTRLPAERELATALGVSRATVTAAYDLLRDGGFARSRRGASTWTELPEGRRPASVAAFPVGDGVIDLAVAAPPAPAAELSAALAAAAARLPEHAPTAGYHPYGLPELRAAVADRFTRRGLPTLPDQILITTGAQHAISLALALLGRPGDRALVENPSYPNALDAIRRAGMRATPVPVTDAGWDTALVESTLRQAAPRIAYLVPDFQNPTGALMGREQRVRILETARATGTWLLVDETIADIALDVPPPAPFASLAPHGVAEQVVTVGSLSKSHWGGLRIGWVRAGSRLITELAMARVPSDMATPVIEQLVALHLLEGMDEVLRARITSLRASREALAAALTRHVPEWRWQLPPGGLSLWVDLGAPVASGLARAALARGVRIEGGSRFGADPGTHEHRLRIPYTLPPDQCELAATRLAAALSSDLAAPAGAPLPGDWVA from the coding sequence ATGGCAGAGGCGCACACGGTCCATTCCGTGGACAGACGGCTCGGCGGCACGCGGCTCGCCGGCCTGGTGACCGATCTGGCCGGGGCCCGGCCGGGCTACCGCGCGCTGGCCCAGGCGGTCCGCACACTGCTGCTCGACGGCCGCGTCCCGCTGCACACCCGGCTGCCCGCCGAGCGCGAACTGGCGACGGCACTGGGTGTCAGCCGGGCCACGGTCACGGCGGCGTACGACCTGCTGCGCGACGGCGGGTTCGCGCGCAGCCGCCGGGGCGCGAGCACGTGGACGGAGCTGCCGGAGGGCCGCCGCCCGGCCAGCGTCGCGGCGTTCCCCGTCGGCGACGGGGTCATCGACCTGGCGGTGGCGGCGCCGCCCGCGCCCGCGGCGGAGCTGAGCGCGGCGCTCGCGGCGGCCGCCGCCCGGCTGCCCGAGCACGCGCCGACGGCGGGCTACCACCCGTACGGGCTCCCGGAGTTGCGCGCGGCGGTCGCGGACCGGTTCACGCGCCGGGGCCTGCCGACCCTGCCGGACCAGATCCTGATCACGACCGGCGCCCAGCACGCGATCTCCCTGGCCCTCGCGCTGCTCGGGCGCCCCGGCGACCGGGCACTGGTCGAGAACCCGTCGTATCCCAACGCGCTCGACGCGATCCGCCGCGCGGGCATGCGCGCGACGCCCGTGCCGGTCACCGACGCGGGCTGGGACACGGCCCTGGTCGAGTCGACGCTGCGGCAGGCGGCGCCCCGGATCGCCTACCTCGTACCGGACTTCCAGAATCCGACGGGTGCCCTGATGGGCCGGGAGCAGCGGGTGCGGATCCTGGAGACCGCCCGCGCCACGGGCACCTGGCTGCTCGTCGACGAGACGATCGCCGACATCGCCCTCGACGTGCCGCCGCCCGCGCCGTTCGCCTCGCTCGCCCCGCACGGGGTGGCCGAACAGGTCGTCACCGTGGGGTCGTTGAGCAAGTCGCACTGGGGCGGGCTGCGCATCGGGTGGGTGCGGGCCGGGTCGCGCCTGATCACGGAGCTGGCCATGGCGCGGGTGCCGTCGGACATGGCAACGCCGGTGATCGAGCAGCTCGTCGCGCTGCACCTCCTTGAGGGCATGGACGAGGTGCTGCGCGCGCGGATCACCTCACTGCGGGCCTCGCGGGAGGCCCTCGCCGCCGCCCTGACCCGGCATGTGCCCGAGTGGCGCTGGCAGTTGCCTCCGGGCGGGCTCTCCCTGTGGGTGGATCTGGGGGCACCGGTGGCTTCGGGCCTCGCGCGGGCGGCGCTTGCCCGCGGGGTGCGGATCGAGGGAGGTTCCCGCTTCGGCGCGGATCCCGGTACGCACGAGCACCGGCTGCGGATTCCGTACACGCTGCCGCCGGACCAGTGCGAGCTCGCGGCCACCCGCCTGGCCGCCGCCCTCTCCAGTGACCTGGCGGCTCCTGCGGGCGCGCCGCTGCCGGGCGACTGGGTGGCGTAG
- a CDS encoding universal stress protein: protein MNGEWDDETAGPGRVVVGVSGDSLASLAALRVAAREARGSGRTLVAVLAWEPPEGEALYLRHPDPAWAAHWRGVARERLAGAFDEVFGGGPPGVVAERRLVRGRPGPALCRVASRPEDLLVVGVWRGGRWPGRVRRYAEAHAACPVLAVPAPPEPVALRRALRRARPADFALRP from the coding sequence GTGAACGGCGAGTGGGACGACGAGACGGCGGGGCCGGGGCGTGTGGTGGTCGGGGTCAGCGGGGACTCGCTGGCGAGCCTCGCCGCGCTGCGGGTCGCGGCGCGCGAGGCGCGGGGGAGCGGGCGGACGCTGGTCGCGGTGCTCGCGTGGGAGCCGCCGGAGGGGGAGGCGCTGTATCTGCGCCACCCCGATCCGGCGTGGGCCGCGCACTGGCGGGGCGTGGCGCGGGAGCGGTTGGCGGGGGCCTTCGACGAGGTGTTCGGCGGGGGGCCGCCCGGGGTGGTGGCGGAGCGGCGCCTGGTGCGGGGGCGGCCGGGGCCCGCGCTGTGCCGGGTGGCCTCTCGGCCCGAGGATCTGCTGGTGGTGGGGGTGTGGCGGGGTGGCCGGTGGCCGGGGCGGGTCCGCCGCTACGCGGAGGCGCACGCGGCCTGTCCCGTCCTGGCGGTGCCCGCGCCTCCGGAGCCGGTCGCCTTGCGGCGGGCCCTGCGCCGGGCACGACCAGCGGACTTCGCGCTGCGCCCCTGA
- a CDS encoding IclR family transcriptional regulator, with translation MPTSSASTTDAAKSSAPASGGVQSLERAFDLLERMADAGGEVGLSELSASSGLPLPTIHRLMRTLVACGYVRQQPNRRYALGPRLIRLGESASRLLGTWARPYLARLVEETGETANMALLDGDEVVYVAQVPSKHSMRMFTEVGRRVLPHSTGVGKALLAHTPPDEVRALLARTGMPAATEKTITTPDGFLDALEEVRRAGYAVDDNEQEIGVRCLAVSVPDSPTAAAISISGPAGRVTDEATRLIVPVLQQVATELSTALASSGPSA, from the coding sequence GTGCCGACGTCCAGCGCCAGCACCACCGACGCCGCGAAATCCTCCGCGCCCGCGAGCGGTGGCGTCCAGTCCCTCGAGCGCGCCTTCGACCTGCTCGAGCGGATGGCCGACGCCGGGGGCGAGGTCGGACTCAGCGAGCTCTCCGCCAGCAGCGGGCTTCCGCTGCCGACCATCCACCGCCTGATGCGCACCCTCGTCGCCTGCGGATACGTCCGCCAGCAGCCCAACCGGCGGTACGCGCTCGGGCCCCGCCTGATCCGCCTCGGCGAGTCCGCCTCCCGGCTGCTCGGCACCTGGGCGCGCCCCTACCTCGCCCGCCTCGTCGAGGAGACCGGCGAGACGGCGAACATGGCCCTGCTCGACGGCGACGAGGTCGTGTACGTGGCGCAGGTGCCCTCCAAGCACTCCATGCGCATGTTCACGGAGGTGGGGAGGCGGGTCCTGCCGCACTCCACCGGGGTCGGCAAGGCGCTGCTCGCGCACACGCCGCCGGACGAGGTGCGGGCGCTGCTCGCCCGTACGGGGATGCCCGCCGCCACGGAGAAGACCATCACCACGCCGGACGGCTTCCTCGACGCGCTCGAAGAGGTCCGCCGCGCGGGGTACGCGGTCGACGACAACGAGCAGGAGATCGGCGTGCGCTGTCTCGCCGTCTCCGTGCCCGACTCGCCCACGGCCGCGGCGATCTCCATCTCGGGCCCGGCGGGCCGCGTCACCGACGAGGCCACGCGCCTCATCGTCCCCGTCCTCCAGCAGGTCGCGACGGAACTCTCCACGGCCCTGGCCAGCTCGGGCCCGTCAGCCTGA
- the allB gene encoding allantoinase AllB: MSDVELVLRSTRVITPEGTRAASVAVSGGTIVDVRAHDAPVEPGARLEDVGDHALLPGLVDTHVHVNDPGRTEWEGFWTATRAAAAGGITTLVDMPLNSLPPTTTVDHLRTKQGVARPKAHIDVGFWGGALPDNVKDLRPLHDAGVYGFKCFLSPSGVDEFPELDHEQLAASMGEIAGFGGLLIVHAEDPRELAAAPARGGPKYADYLATRPRVSEDTAIEGLIALAQRIGARVHVLHLSSSDALPLIAAAKREGVRLTVETCPHYLTLTAEEVPDGASEFKCCPPIREAANQDLLWQALADGTIDCVVTDHSPSTADLKTADFATAWGGISGLQLSLPAVWTAARARGHGLEDVVRWMSTHTARLVGLDRKGAIEPGRDADFAVLAPDETFTVDPARLQHRNRVTAYAGKTLSGVVKSTWLRGRRIVSEGEFTAPSGRLLERKN, translated from the coding sequence GTGTCCGACGTCGAACTGGTGCTGCGCTCGACGCGCGTCATCACCCCCGAGGGGACGCGCGCCGCGTCCGTCGCCGTCAGCGGCGGCACGATCGTGGACGTACGCGCCCACGACGCGCCCGTGGAGCCCGGCGCCCGGCTGGAGGACGTCGGCGACCACGCGCTCCTTCCGGGGCTCGTCGACACGCACGTGCACGTCAACGACCCCGGCCGGACCGAGTGGGAGGGGTTCTGGACGGCCACGCGCGCGGCCGCGGCCGGCGGCATCACCACGCTCGTCGACATGCCGCTCAACTCCCTGCCGCCGACGACGACCGTGGACCACCTCCGTACGAAACAAGGCGTCGCCCGGCCCAAGGCGCACATCGACGTCGGCTTCTGGGGCGGCGCCCTGCCCGACAACGTCAAGGACCTCAGGCCCCTGCACGACGCGGGCGTCTACGGCTTCAAGTGCTTCCTCTCGCCCTCCGGCGTGGACGAGTTCCCGGAGCTGGACCACGAACAACTCGCCGCCTCCATGGGGGAGATAGCCGGGTTCGGCGGGCTGCTCATCGTGCACGCCGAGGACCCGCGCGAGCTGGCCGCCGCACCCGCCCGCGGCGGACCCAAGTACGCGGACTACCTGGCGACCCGCCCGCGCGTCTCCGAGGACACCGCCATCGAGGGCCTCATCGCCCTGGCCCAGCGCATCGGCGCCCGCGTGCACGTCCTGCACCTGTCCTCGTCCGACGCCCTGCCCCTGATCGCCGCCGCCAAGCGCGAGGGCGTCCGGCTCACCGTCGAGACCTGCCCGCACTACCTCACGCTCACCGCCGAGGAAGTCCCCGACGGGGCCAGCGAGTTCAAGTGCTGTCCGCCCATCCGCGAGGCCGCCAACCAGGACCTGCTCTGGCAGGCGCTCGCCGACGGCACCATCGACTGCGTCGTCACCGACCACTCCCCGTCCACCGCCGACCTCAAGACGGCGGACTTCGCCACCGCCTGGGGCGGCATCTCCGGGCTCCAGCTCAGCCTGCCCGCCGTGTGGACGGCCGCCCGCGCGCGCGGCCACGGCCTGGAGGACGTGGTGCGCTGGATGTCCACCCACACCGCGCGCCTGGTCGGCCTGGACCGCAAGGGCGCCATCGAGCCCGGCCGCGACGCCGACTTCGCGGTCCTCGCGCCCGACGAGACCTTCACCGTGGACCCCGCCCGGCTTCAGCACCGCAACCGTGTCACCGCCTACGCGGGCAAGACCCTCAGCGGCGTCGTCAAGTCCACCTGGCTGCGGGGCCGACGCATCGTGTCCGAGGGCGAGTTCACCGCCCCCTCGGGCCGACTCCTGGAAAGGAAGAACTGA